Proteins from a single region of Amycolatopsis sp. CA-230715:
- a CDS encoding SGNH/GDSL hydrolase family protein: MTVVSEKVTQGQDPVEPSFVPPDPRPARRLAVLGDSTAVGLGDPLPGGTWRGVGPLVADALGIGEGGYANLSFTGARMHCVLTDQLPAALAHRPDVTLIVVGMNDTLRSDFSASAIEADLDKIIVELTAAGSIAIPVRYHDHGKVFRLPGPLKRALSARVAELNEVIDTVVARRGVPCLDLVSLPGAYDLTAWSVDRLHPSELGHRMLAQGFADLIEGAGFAVPEPVSLVCSGGLEPGAAQHLGWLVFKGIPWLCRRGADFLPYAVAIIARSFAESARRRLPR; the protein is encoded by the coding sequence GTGACCGTGGTGAGCGAGAAAGTCACTCAGGGCCAAGACCCGGTGGAACCCTCCTTCGTCCCACCCGATCCGCGTCCGGCGCGGCGGCTGGCGGTGCTCGGCGACTCCACCGCGGTGGGGCTCGGCGATCCGCTGCCCGGCGGCACGTGGCGCGGGGTCGGGCCGCTCGTCGCCGACGCGCTCGGCATCGGCGAGGGCGGTTACGCCAACCTGTCCTTCACCGGCGCGCGCATGCACTGCGTGCTGACCGATCAGCTGCCCGCCGCGCTGGCGCACCGTCCCGACGTCACGCTGATCGTGGTCGGCATGAACGACACACTGCGTTCGGACTTCTCCGCGTCGGCGATCGAAGCGGATCTCGACAAGATCATCGTGGAGCTGACCGCGGCGGGCAGCATCGCGATTCCCGTGCGCTACCACGACCACGGCAAGGTGTTCCGCCTGCCGGGGCCGTTGAAGCGGGCGCTGAGCGCGCGGGTGGCCGAGCTGAACGAAGTGATCGACACCGTGGTCGCGCGGCGCGGGGTGCCGTGCCTCGACCTGGTTTCCCTGCCCGGCGCCTACGACCTGACGGCGTGGAGCGTGGACCGGCTGCACCCCTCGGAGCTGGGGCACCGGATGCTCGCGCAGGGCTTCGCCGACCTGATCGAAGGCGCGGGCTTCGCCGTACCGGAACCGGTGAGCCTGGTGTGCTCCGGCGGGCTCGAGCCGGGCGCCGCCCAGCACCTCGGGTGGCTGGTGTTCAAGGGAATCCCGTGGTTGTGCCGCCGCGGGGCCGATTTCCTGCCCTACGCGGTGGCGATCATCGCGCGGTCGTTCGCCGAGTCCGCGAGGCGTCGCCTGCCCCGCTGA
- a CDS encoding replication-associated recombination protein A, with protein sequence MGQDELFTVNPDAAPPPEPVSDAPRVQVVPAGSPLAVRMRPRTLDEVVGQKHLLGEGAPLRRLVEGAAPASVLLYGPPGTGKTTLANLVSTATGRRFVALSALSAGVKEVRGVIEEARRRRNYNAENTVLFIDEVHRFSKTQQDALLGAVEDRTVLLVAATTENPSFSVVSPLLSRSLVLQLRSLTDDDIRELLTRAVEDERGLAGELTLESEAEDHLVRLASGDARRALTALEAAADAAAATEAGVIDLATVESTVDKAAVRYDRDGDQHYDVISAFIKSIRGSDVDAALHYLARMIEAGEDPRFLARRLVVHASEDIGMADPTALQSAVAAAHAVQFIGMPEGRLALAQATVHLATAPKSNAVITAIDAAISDVRAGKAGVVPPHLRDGHYAGAEKLGNAKGYRYPHNVPEGVLAQQYPPDTLVGQDYYEPTQRGGERTLAERVPKLRRTIRGS encoded by the coding sequence GTGGGACAGGACGAACTCTTCACGGTGAACCCCGACGCGGCCCCGCCACCGGAGCCGGTGTCGGACGCTCCGCGCGTGCAGGTGGTGCCCGCGGGATCGCCGCTGGCGGTGCGGATGCGGCCGCGCACGCTCGACGAGGTCGTCGGCCAGAAGCACCTGCTCGGTGAAGGCGCGCCGCTGCGGCGGTTGGTCGAGGGCGCGGCGCCCGCGTCCGTGCTGTTGTACGGCCCGCCCGGCACCGGGAAGACCACGCTGGCCAACCTGGTCTCCACCGCCACCGGCCGCCGGTTCGTCGCGCTGTCGGCGCTGTCCGCCGGTGTCAAGGAAGTGCGCGGCGTGATCGAGGAAGCGCGCCGCAGGCGGAACTACAACGCGGAGAACACCGTGTTGTTCATCGACGAGGTCCACCGGTTTTCGAAGACTCAGCAGGACGCGCTGCTCGGCGCGGTCGAGGACCGCACGGTCCTGCTGGTCGCGGCGACCACGGAGAACCCGTCCTTCTCGGTGGTGTCGCCGCTGCTGTCCCGTTCGCTCGTGCTCCAGCTGCGCTCGCTCACCGACGACGACATCCGCGAGCTGCTCACGCGCGCGGTGGAGGACGAGCGTGGCCTCGCGGGCGAGCTGACCCTGGAATCCGAGGCCGAGGATCACCTGGTCCGGCTCGCCTCCGGTGACGCCAGGCGCGCGCTCACCGCGCTGGAGGCAGCGGCCGACGCCGCGGCGGCGACCGAGGCGGGCGTGATCGACCTGGCCACCGTGGAGTCCACTGTGGACAAAGCGGCGGTGCGCTACGACCGCGACGGCGATCAGCACTACGACGTGATCAGCGCCTTCATCAAGTCCATCCGGGGGTCCGATGTGGACGCCGCGCTGCACTACCTGGCGCGGATGATCGAGGCGGGGGAGGATCCGCGCTTCCTGGCCCGCAGGCTGGTGGTGCACGCGAGCGAGGACATCGGCATGGCCGATCCGACGGCGTTGCAGTCCGCGGTGGCCGCCGCGCACGCCGTGCAGTTCATCGGGATGCCGGAGGGCAGGCTCGCGCTCGCGCAGGCGACGGTGCATCTGGCTACCGCGCCGAAGTCGAACGCGGTGATCACGGCCATCGACGCGGCGATCTCGGACGTGCGCGCGGGCAAGGCAGGCGTGGTTCCGCCGCACCTGCGCGACGGGCACTACGCCGGCGCCGAGAAACTCGGCAACGCCAAGGGTTATCGCTACCCGCACAACGTGCCGGAAGGCGTGCTCGCCCAGCAGTATCCGCCGGACACCCTGGTCGGTCAGGACTACTACGAGCCGACGCAGCGCGGCGGCGAACGCACGCTGGCCGAGCGCGTCCCGAAGCTGCGCCGCACCATCCGGGGTTCCTGA
- a CDS encoding HNH endonuclease signature motif containing protein: MDVLEDACERVVADSAEHWKRWLRYGQAMLLRQIASMNQEWSRRSVLAWVALSCNCTQAGAERKAALADALTSYLPRTLEALENGLIDEGMAAKVFEATACASQEVAREVDSRLKFENKNSASLRRMVNTLLMRVDPEEYEARRQAKTAARMLEIRHGDHGSSTLFAELPSDRAQAIYAACDRDALEKKRQGDKRTMDQLRVDALVERCLGGECGGKPKAQIFVYIDLPTLMGMRNNPGELAGCGEISPEMAREIAFDANSMWNRIVSEPMTGLPIDMGRKSYRPSKKMRKYVQVLHRTCCMPGCFRPAQYSDLDHAQPWSEGGATDKVNMRPFCRVRHGLRDEPGWEFRTDDKGDTTVTTPDGRTYTDDTTGFS; this comes from the coding sequence GTGGACGTACTAGAGGATGCTTGCGAGCGGGTTGTTGCTGATTCTGCGGAGCATTGGAAGAGGTGGTTACGGTATGGGCAGGCGATGCTGCTTCGGCAAATCGCGTCCATGAATCAGGAGTGGTCGCGAAGATCAGTGCTTGCCTGGGTGGCGTTGTCGTGCAACTGCACGCAGGCGGGGGCGGAGCGGAAGGCGGCGCTCGCTGACGCGTTGACCTCATACCTGCCCCGCACCCTGGAAGCCCTGGAGAACGGGCTCATCGACGAGGGCATGGCGGCCAAAGTGTTTGAGGCCACCGCCTGCGCCTCCCAAGAGGTCGCGCGGGAAGTGGACTCACGGCTGAAGTTCGAGAACAAGAACTCCGCTTCACTGCGCAGGATGGTCAACACACTGCTGATGCGCGTCGACCCGGAAGAGTACGAGGCGCGGCGGCAGGCCAAGACCGCCGCACGCATGCTCGAAATCCGACACGGCGATCACGGATCCTCGACACTGTTCGCCGAGCTGCCCTCCGACCGCGCCCAGGCTATCTACGCCGCGTGCGACCGGGATGCGCTGGAAAAGAAGCGCCAAGGCGACAAGCGCACCATGGACCAGCTCCGAGTCGATGCATTGGTGGAACGGTGCCTGGGCGGGGAGTGTGGGGGCAAGCCGAAGGCGCAGATCTTCGTCTACATCGACCTCCCGACCCTGATGGGGATGCGGAACAACCCCGGCGAACTCGCCGGATGCGGGGAAATCTCACCGGAGATGGCCCGCGAGATCGCCTTCGACGCCAACTCGATGTGGAACCGGATCGTGTCCGAACCCATGACCGGGCTACCGATCGACATGGGCCGGAAGAGCTACCGGCCGTCGAAAAAGATGCGCAAGTACGTCCAAGTCCTGCACCGGACCTGTTGTATGCCAGGGTGTTTCCGGCCCGCCCAGTACTCCGACCTCGACCATGCGCAGCCGTGGAGCGAGGGCGGCGCAACCGACAAAGTCAACATGAGGCCGTTTTGCCGCGTCCGTCATGGTTTGCGCGACGAACCCGGATGGGAATTCCGCACCGACGACAAGGGCGACACCACCGTCACCACCCCGGACGGCCGCACCTACACCGACGACACCACCGGATTCAGCTGA
- a CDS encoding acyltransferase family protein — MTRVHEAPSRQRTRLPALDGVRGVAILGVLLFHTGHFPGGFLGVDLFFALSGYLITDLLLREVEGTGTVSLVAFWGRRIRRLLPALAVVLAAVTVLVWLVGSPEVVRTTLADGPWVQANLVNWHLLAESAGYWDRFGAARVFEHLWSIAVEEQFYLVWPVVLLIIARWARRVDRGVAVVALLASVLSLALMVMLVSGGDPTRVYTGTDTRAFSLLLGAVVATRSVRTLLTGRWIGPALVFLAAGIGLLWWLADGEKSQWLYTGGLFAHSLAAALLIGMCASAPHTMVARILSRQPLRWLGSISYSLYLWHWPVSVLLPAQWTGWPRTLLVCAVSIGLAALSKYFVEDPIRFRADWARGRTGLVVFGLTMAGLAPLWLVLPAPAPITVDISGLR; from the coding sequence ATGACACGAGTGCACGAAGCCCCGTCCCGCCAACGGACGCGGCTACCCGCGTTGGACGGCGTCCGCGGGGTGGCGATCCTGGGCGTGCTGCTGTTCCACACCGGCCATTTTCCCGGCGGATTCCTCGGTGTGGACCTGTTTTTCGCGTTGTCCGGGTACCTCATCACCGATTTGCTGCTGCGCGAGGTCGAGGGGACGGGCACGGTTTCGCTGGTGGCGTTCTGGGGGCGTCGGATCCGTCGGCTGCTGCCCGCGTTGGCGGTCGTGCTCGCTGCGGTCACCGTGCTGGTGTGGCTGGTGGGGTCGCCGGAGGTGGTGCGCACGACGCTCGCGGACGGGCCGTGGGTGCAGGCGAACCTGGTCAACTGGCACCTGCTCGCGGAGTCGGCTGGCTATTGGGACCGGTTCGGCGCGGCGAGGGTCTTCGAGCACCTGTGGAGCATCGCGGTCGAGGAGCAGTTCTACCTGGTGTGGCCGGTGGTGCTGCTGATCATCGCGAGGTGGGCGCGACGCGTTGACCGCGGGGTCGCCGTGGTCGCGCTGCTGGCGTCGGTGCTTTCCCTGGCGCTGATGGTGATGCTGGTCAGCGGGGGAGATCCGACCCGGGTCTACACCGGAACGGACACCCGTGCGTTTTCGCTGCTGTTGGGGGCGGTCGTGGCCACCCGATCCGTGCGAACCCTGCTGACCGGGCGGTGGATCGGCCCGGCACTGGTGTTCCTGGCGGCCGGGATCGGCCTGCTGTGGTGGCTCGCCGACGGGGAGAAGTCGCAATGGCTCTACACCGGCGGGCTCTTCGCGCACTCGCTGGCGGCCGCACTGCTGATCGGGATGTGCGCGAGCGCGCCGCACACGATGGTCGCCAGAATCCTTTCCCGCCAACCACTGCGCTGGCTGGGCTCGATCTCCTACAGCCTCTACCTGTGGCACTGGCCGGTTTCCGTGCTGCTCCCCGCGCAGTGGACCGGCTGGCCCCGCACCTTGCTGGTGTGCGCGGTGTCCATCGGTCTCGCCGCACTGTCGAAGTACTTCGTCGAGGACCCCATCCGCTTCCGCGCCGACTGGGCGAGGGGACGGACCGGGCTGGTCGTGTTCGGCTTGACGATGGCGGGACTGGCCCCGCTGTGGCTGGTGTTGCCCGCACCGGCACCGATCACCGTCGACATCAGCGGGCTCCGCTGA
- a CDS encoding sensor histidine kinase, whose product MRPKGLRARLLVAFVLMTVLGAGAAAWSSAGSASASLVTSTELRLTETLTSRIGAIAPGLTYPPDQNALDRLRSAVGANTLVTYRELRSEGGADLITDALRTAVRGENRLVTQRVTARGTPWLLIGTPVMITASDGTRTPSGIEVYSVHDLTDVEQQIDGLARSAGLTAAVALPLAVLLALLAARSVLRPVRELRDTAGRIASGDLDARSPPKGADELAQLTASINEMAESVQTSMTAMRRMQADAKRFAADVSHELRTPLSTLTAVMEVLAVTADGMDADARESAQLAIAETHRLVQLVEDLMEVSRLDAGTASVRLEEVDVAGAVRDCLRARSWLDRVELVVPQEILLRVDRRRLDVIVANLAGNALRHGAPPVRIEVSAHPDEVRIEVTDHGPGLPEDVLPHVFDRFYKADAARARTPGSGLGLAIARENARVHGGELVAENVRGGGARFVLRLPWNLEEDR is encoded by the coding sequence ATGAGGCCGAAAGGGCTCCGTGCCAGGTTGTTGGTCGCCTTCGTGCTGATGACCGTGCTCGGGGCCGGGGCTGCCGCTTGGTCGAGTGCGGGATCGGCGAGTGCTTCGCTGGTCACCTCCACCGAGCTGAGGCTCACCGAGACGCTCACCAGCCGGATCGGGGCGATCGCTCCCGGGCTCACCTACCCGCCCGACCAGAACGCGCTCGACCGGCTGCGCTCGGCCGTCGGCGCGAACACGCTGGTCACCTATCGGGAGCTGCGTTCCGAAGGCGGCGCCGATCTCATCACCGACGCGCTGCGCACCGCGGTGCGCGGCGAGAACCGGCTCGTGACCCAGCGGGTCACCGCGCGGGGCACCCCGTGGCTGCTGATCGGCACCCCGGTGATGATCACCGCCTCCGACGGCACCCGCACCCCGTCCGGCATCGAGGTCTATTCGGTGCACGACCTCACCGATGTCGAGCAGCAGATCGACGGGCTGGCGCGGTCCGCGGGCCTCACCGCCGCCGTGGCACTGCCGCTCGCCGTCCTGCTCGCGCTGCTCGCCGCGCGCAGCGTGCTGCGTCCGGTGCGGGAACTGCGCGACACCGCGGGCCGGATCGCGTCCGGTGACCTCGATGCGCGCTCTCCCCCGAAGGGCGCGGACGAACTCGCCCAGCTCACGGCCAGCATCAACGAAATGGCCGAATCGGTGCAGACCTCGATGACGGCGATGCGGCGAATGCAGGCCGACGCCAAGCGGTTCGCCGCGGACGTCTCCCACGAGCTTCGCACCCCGCTGAGCACGCTCACCGCGGTGATGGAGGTGCTGGCGGTGACGGCCGACGGAATGGACGCCGACGCCAGGGAATCCGCACAGCTGGCCATCGCCGAAACCCACCGGCTGGTCCAACTCGTCGAGGACCTCATGGAGGTCTCACGGTTGGACGCCGGAACCGCTTCGGTGCGGCTCGAAGAGGTCGACGTGGCGGGCGCGGTGCGCGACTGCCTGCGCGCGCGGAGTTGGCTGGACCGGGTCGAACTCGTTGTGCCACAAGAGATCCTGCTCCGGGTGGATCGACGACGGTTGGACGTCATCGTGGCCAACCTGGCGGGGAACGCGCTGCGGCACGGCGCGCCGCCGGTGCGCATCGAGGTCTCGGCACACCCCGACGAGGTCCGGATCGAAGTCACCGACCACGGGCCGGGTCTTCCCGAAGACGTGCTCCCCCACGTGTTCGACCGCTTCTACAAGGCCGACGCCGCCCGTGCCCGAACCCCGGGGAGCGGGCTCGGGCTGGCGATCGCGCGTGAGAACGCCCGCGTGCACGGCGGCGAACTCGTCGCCGAAAACGTGCGCGGTGGTGGCGCGCGATTCGTGCTGCGGCTGCCGTGGAACCTGGAGGAGGACCGGTGA
- a CDS encoding response regulator transcription factor, whose product MVAILLIEDDPLVRRGLQLALSRHGHDVRTADTGENGLAEFRASTPDLVVLDLMLPGIDGFEVCRRIRGEGEVPVIMLTARGDDFDVVGGLAAGADDYVVKPAQPTVLDARIRAVLRRSAGASDGVRVHGELRIDTAALTVSVRGEPVALTATELRLLLTLSRAPGRVFSRTQLLQEVWEHDYLGDSRLVDNCVQRLRGKIEADQANPVYVRTVRGFGYRFGPV is encoded by the coding sequence GTGGTGGCGATACTGCTCATCGAGGACGATCCGCTGGTCCGGCGCGGCCTCCAGCTCGCGTTGTCCCGGCACGGTCACGACGTGCGCACCGCGGACACCGGCGAAAACGGGCTCGCCGAGTTCCGTGCGTCCACACCGGACCTGGTGGTGCTCGACCTGATGTTGCCCGGCATCGACGGATTCGAAGTGTGCCGCCGGATCCGGGGCGAGGGCGAGGTACCGGTGATCATGCTGACCGCGCGCGGCGACGACTTCGACGTCGTGGGCGGACTGGCGGCCGGTGCCGACGACTACGTGGTGAAACCGGCGCAGCCCACGGTGCTGGACGCGCGGATCCGCGCGGTGCTGCGCCGCAGCGCGGGCGCGTCCGACGGCGTGCGGGTGCACGGCGAGCTGCGAATCGACACCGCGGCGCTGACCGTTTCGGTGCGCGGCGAACCGGTGGCGCTGACGGCGACCGAACTCCGGTTGCTGCTGACCTTGTCCCGTGCGCCGGGCCGGGTGTTCAGCCGCACCCAGCTGTTGCAGGAGGTGTGGGAGCACGATTACCTCGGCGACTCCCGGCTGGTGGACAACTGCGTGCAGCGGCTGCGCGGGAAGATCGAAGCCGACCAGGCGAACCCGGTGTACGTGCGGACCGTGCGCGGATTCGGGTACCGGTTCGGCCCGGTATGA
- a CDS encoding SGNH/GDSL hydrolase family protein: MTKKRNLLLGLTGLLLATAACSGNAVLAPAGGEQSKVVFLGDSVAVGEALPMAAAFKAGGVGFESLAAEGGGNVVGPFSDENWKKLPGQITAAKPSVVVYQIATYDWGTEAEQKAAYAKLLDTVTGAGAKLVFVTMPPIKPDDFYQPHMADLARTSEIARAVTAGSAGKASVLDSGEVWGDAYQQTKDGKADRSADGIHTCPQGAARFTGWLLTGLAKIIPGFTPPAADTWANTGWSADKHFKGC, from the coding sequence ATGACCAAGAAGCGAAACCTCCTCCTCGGCCTGACCGGCCTGCTCCTGGCGACCGCGGCTTGCTCCGGAAACGCCGTGCTCGCACCGGCAGGCGGGGAACAGTCCAAAGTGGTCTTCCTCGGCGATTCGGTCGCGGTGGGCGAGGCCCTGCCGATGGCCGCCGCGTTCAAGGCCGGTGGAGTCGGCTTCGAGTCTCTCGCCGCGGAAGGCGGCGGGAACGTCGTCGGCCCGTTCTCCGACGAGAACTGGAAGAAGCTGCCGGGACAAATCACCGCCGCGAAACCGTCCGTGGTCGTCTACCAGATAGCCACCTACGACTGGGGCACCGAGGCGGAACAGAAGGCCGCTTACGCCAAACTGCTCGACACGGTCACCGGCGCCGGCGCGAAACTGGTCTTCGTCACCATGCCGCCGATCAAACCCGATGACTTCTACCAGCCGCACATGGCCGACCTTGCCCGCACTTCCGAGATCGCACGCGCGGTCACGGCGGGCTCCGCGGGCAAGGCCAGCGTGCTGGACTCCGGTGAGGTGTGGGGCGACGCCTACCAGCAGACGAAGGACGGCAAGGCCGACCGCAGCGCGGATGGCATCCACACCTGCCCGCAGGGCGCCGCGCGCTTCACCGGCTGGCTGCTCACCGGACTGGCGAAGATCATCCCCGGCTTCACACCCCCGGCCGCGGACACCTGGGCCAACACCGGCTGGTCCGCGGACAAGCACTTCAAGGGCTGCTGA
- a CDS encoding ABC transporter substrate-binding protein, which translates to MRPFPAFPDRFARRLRSGGPPVRPRSRWYRYRFAALAVVVLLLLWPIIWLRPWERCGDGLHSVDSVCVGLDLESTALREDDPLADLEALIAEHNEHVGPRFKTVVVLENLTTDPSSDSTPIDYIRHQIQGAIAAAWPQDQPSGTKLLLANYGSNAEHWGEAVDEIIAAAESEHIVAVTGIGTSLENTRRAVAALSRQHIPTIGATVTADNMNVDPDGKPIKEFFRVGPTNTDEGHAAVNHVAKSGYGRAMIVADVNESDQYVATLAKSFRDPQAGQVLSTKKFDSPQGKPAGTDRDKYLQQLFRTMHSDICGARPDVIYFAGRGVDVRSFVTALSDDGACEQLRSVTVISGDDTATLVRSPLRLDGDIGVRVLYTALAYPDQWKMFKGNESSLTYETNYRDFENEFVGTHQFAKEHLWDGAAMIEHDAVAAALRAAELDPAAGATTMANFLRSFDCNSLVPGATGFLAFDQDTGNRIDKATPILEIDKFGGVKPIDLVWPEGHPMDTSQSCR; encoded by the coding sequence ATGCGCCCTTTCCCCGCGTTCCCCGATCGCTTCGCGCGCAGACTCCGCTCCGGCGGGCCTCCCGTCCGGCCGCGCAGCAGGTGGTACCGCTACCGGTTCGCCGCGCTGGCCGTCGTCGTGCTTCTCTTGCTCTGGCCGATCATCTGGCTGCGTCCGTGGGAGCGGTGCGGTGATGGCCTGCACTCGGTGGATTCGGTGTGCGTCGGCCTCGACCTGGAGTCCACCGCGCTGCGGGAGGACGACCCGCTGGCGGACCTGGAAGCGCTCATCGCCGAGCACAACGAACACGTCGGCCCGCGGTTCAAAACCGTTGTGGTGCTGGAAAACCTGACCACGGACCCGAGCAGCGACAGCACACCCATCGACTACATCCGGCACCAGATCCAGGGCGCGATCGCCGCCGCGTGGCCGCAGGACCAGCCTTCCGGGACGAAGCTGCTGCTGGCGAACTACGGCAGCAACGCCGAACACTGGGGTGAGGCCGTCGACGAGATCATCGCCGCCGCCGAGAGCGAGCACATCGTCGCGGTCACCGGGATCGGGACGAGCTTGGAGAACACGAGGCGCGCCGTCGCCGCCCTTTCGCGGCAGCACATCCCGACGATTGGCGCGACCGTGACCGCCGACAACATGAACGTCGACCCGGACGGCAAGCCGATCAAGGAGTTCTTCCGGGTGGGGCCGACCAACACCGACGAAGGCCACGCCGCGGTGAACCACGTCGCCAAGAGCGGCTACGGGCGCGCGATGATCGTCGCGGACGTCAACGAATCGGACCAGTACGTCGCCACGCTCGCCAAGTCCTTCCGTGACCCGCAGGCCGGGCAGGTGCTGTCCACCAAGAAGTTCGACTCGCCGCAGGGCAAGCCCGCCGGCACCGACCGCGACAAGTACCTCCAGCAACTGTTCCGCACCATGCACTCCGACATCTGCGGAGCCCGCCCCGACGTCATCTACTTCGCCGGGCGCGGGGTGGACGTCCGCTCCTTCGTGACCGCGCTGTCCGACGACGGGGCGTGCGAGCAGCTGCGTTCGGTGACCGTAATCTCCGGGGACGACACGGCTACGCTGGTCCGATCCCCGTTGCGGCTCGACGGGGACATCGGGGTCCGCGTCCTCTACACCGCGCTCGCCTACCCGGACCAGTGGAAGATGTTCAAGGGCAACGAATCCTCGCTGACCTACGAGACGAACTACCGCGATTTCGAGAACGAATTCGTCGGCACCCACCAGTTCGCCAAGGAACACCTGTGGGACGGCGCGGCGATGATCGAGCACGACGCGGTGGCCGCCGCGCTCAGGGCCGCCGAGCTCGACCCGGCGGCGGGCGCCACCACGATGGCGAACTTCCTGCGCTCCTTCGACTGCAACTCCCTGGTTCCCGGTGCGACCGGGTTCCTCGCCTTCGACCAGGACACCGGGAACCGGATCGACAAGGCGACGCCGATCCTCGAGATCGACAAGTTCGGTGGGGTGAAGCCGATCGACCTGGTGTGGCCGGAGGGACATCCCATGGACACGTCGCAATCCTGCCGCTAG
- a CDS encoding serine hydrolase domain-containing protein, whose amino-acid sequence MRISPTGKRIAVALLGAALLTSPGAAGAAESGYDRDEFRRDVRTLHEDGIIGVQARLSTRDGQWTATSGQADRATGQPVSPHSSFRIASNTKTFVAVVLLQLVGEGRLGLDDTVERHLPGLIRGNGNDGRTITVRQLLQHTSGLAEYRAAWPPTPEYFEQNRFRHYEPAELVRIALQYPPTGPAGARHSYSNTNYVVAGMIIRAVTGNSWATEVRRRVLAPLELTGTSVPGDDPSMPAPTARGYQQWFPSTLVTDVTEQNRTGSDAAGAIISTTADLSRFFRALLGGRLLRPAQLAEMQRVVPVEKGLQTGYGLGLVPYRLSCGGVYWGHGGQTTGYLSTVGVSADGSRAIVLSLTGLTAKTPADLDKPRALTERMVDRALCDR is encoded by the coding sequence ATGCGAATTTCACCAACGGGAAAGCGAATCGCCGTCGCACTGCTGGGCGCGGCGCTGCTCACTTCACCGGGCGCGGCCGGTGCCGCGGAGTCCGGGTACGACCGGGACGAGTTCCGCCGTGACGTGCGAACGCTGCACGAGGACGGGATCATCGGTGTGCAGGCCCGGCTCAGCACCCGCGACGGCCAGTGGACCGCGACCAGCGGGCAGGCCGATCGGGCGACCGGGCAGCCGGTTTCCCCGCACAGCTCCTTCCGCATCGCCAGCAACACCAAGACGTTCGTCGCCGTGGTGCTGCTCCAGCTGGTCGGCGAGGGCAGGCTCGGCCTGGACGACACCGTGGAGCGGCACCTGCCCGGCCTGATCCGCGGCAACGGCAACGACGGCCGCACGATCACCGTCCGGCAGCTGCTCCAGCACACCAGCGGCCTCGCCGAATACCGGGCGGCGTGGCCACCGACCCCGGAATACTTCGAGCAGAACCGGTTTCGCCATTACGAACCCGCCGAACTGGTGCGCATCGCGCTGCAGTACCCGCCGACCGGCCCCGCCGGCGCCCGCCATTCCTATTCGAACACCAACTACGTGGTGGCCGGGATGATCATCCGCGCGGTGACCGGGAACTCGTGGGCCACCGAGGTCCGCCGCCGGGTGCTCGCCCCGCTGGAGCTGACCGGGACCAGCGTGCCCGGCGACGACCCGTCGATGCCCGCACCCACCGCGCGCGGGTACCAGCAATGGTTTCCCAGCACGCTCGTCACCGACGTGACCGAGCAGAACCGGACCGGCAGCGACGCGGCGGGCGCGATCATCAGTACCACCGCCGATCTCAGCCGCTTCTTCCGCGCACTGCTGGGCGGGCGGCTGCTCCGCCCGGCCCAGCTCGCCGAAATGCAGCGGGTGGTACCGGTCGAGAAAGGTCTGCAAACCGGGTACGGCCTCGGGCTCGTCCCGTACCGGTTGAGCTGCGGCGGCGTCTACTGGGGACACGGCGGCCAGACCACCGGCTATCTCAGCACGGTAGGGGTGTCCGCCGACGGCAGCCGCGCCATCGTGCTCTCTCTCACCGGCCTCACCGCGAAGACTCCGGCAGACCTCGACAAACCGCGAGCACTCACCGAGCGGATGGTCGACCGGGCGCTCTGCGACCGTTGA
- a CDS encoding histidine phosphatase family protein — MFVSDLRRAVETARIAFSGAELPVHQDVRLRECDYGELNGCPVADLAGKRARHIDDPFPGGQSYRQVIQATSEFLHDLAASWSGRRVLVIAHSANKWALDCLLTGAAIEDLVDAPFGWREGWHYTLPDRWC, encoded by the coding sequence GTGTTCGTTTCCGACTTGCGGCGCGCGGTGGAGACCGCGCGAATCGCTTTCAGCGGTGCCGAATTGCCCGTGCACCAAGACGTTCGCCTGCGCGAGTGCGACTACGGTGAGCTGAACGGCTGCCCGGTCGCGGACCTGGCGGGAAAGCGGGCGCGGCACATCGACGACCCGTTTCCCGGCGGCCAGAGCTACCGGCAGGTCATCCAGGCCACGAGCGAGTTCCTGCACGACCTCGCCGCGAGCTGGTCCGGGCGGCGGGTTCTCGTGATCGCCCATTCGGCCAACAAGTGGGCGTTGGACTGCCTGCTGACCGGCGCGGCGATCGAAGACCTCGTCGACGCCCCGTTCGGCTGGCGGGAGGGCTGGCACTACACCCTCCCCGACCGCTGGTGCTGA